ACATCTACATCAGAGGCAATCAGCTTTTTGTAAGCATCAAAACCGATGAACTGATGGTCTTCATCTACCTGTACTTTTTTGCCATGGCCTTTCTTAAGGCTTTCCATACTCTGCTGCAGGCGGTCGGGGAAGATGTCTGCCATCGCGGTGATGACTACATTATCATCAGCTTTGAGGGCCTGATTGGCCGCACCCGTGCCTCTACCGCCACAGCCTACCAGCCCTACTTTAAGCGTTTCGGCATTGATGCCTGCCCAGGCTGATTGGGGATTGATAAAGTTCAGTGCGAAGCTGCCACCTACTGCTGCCGCTCCAGTCGTTTTGATAAACTTACGCCTTGAGGAGTTAAGGTCATTGTAAGCATTGTTTTCCATGAGATATAAATTAAGCGTGTGAAATGTCTTGAATATACAAAAAAAATAGCGGTATGGAATAAAGTAAGATAGTGAACAAAGTTAAGAGAGGTGTTTTTTAAAAGTGCTGTAAAAGCTTACAGCTTGTATATCATAATAAAAATTGAACTATACTAATAAATTATATGATATAGATTAGTGTTTCAGTTTTTGCGAACACTTAATATGCAATAGTATGGTTCAAAGACTTACTCATTTACATGGTACTCGGTGGTTAGGGTTATGGCTTATCGTAAAGGCTGGAATCAGAAAAAGGTGGTTTGATTATGACTTTCATCATACAATGTATGAGACTGATTCCGCTTTACTACCAGGTCGTGTAACTGATCTGGATGATGAAAATATGGAAATTGAGAACCGGCAGGCTAAGCTTCAGAGTATTCAGGAAGTATTTAACAATGGCGAAGAAGAAATAGAGTGCTATCTAGAAGAAGCCGTAAATGCAGTATTAAGTAAGTTGCAGACTAGTATTATTGAGCGAAATATATTCGTTAGGATATATGCAGAAGATGATATTTCAATCTATACCAGGCCAAAACTCCTTTATGTTATTCTAGAAAATCTGATTGAAAATGCAGTTAAATATAGCAGCCAGGGGAATATTCAATCTTATATTGAAATCAGTGTTAGAAAAGAGAATGAAATATTAGAGTTAGTTATTGAGGATAATGGTGCTGGTATTGAGGAAAAAGCCTTCAAAAGTATATTTCAAGCCAATCAGAATAAACTGGATCGTTCAGCAAAAAGAGGATTAGGGCTTTACATCGTTAGAGAAGCATTAAAAAAAGTAGGAGGGACAATAAATTTCAGCAGTGAGAAAAGCTGTTTTACCAGAATTAAACTTCAGTTAAATACTTTACCTACTCAAAACAATGCAGTGCTCCCTCAAAAAAAGAAAATAAGACTTTAGAGAGTATAATAAGCTTCTTTTTCGTGATCATGCATACGAATAGCGCCTTTGATTGTGAGGTCAGTCAAGATCCGCTGTGCTCGGCGTTTAGAAATATTAACGATTTGCATAAACTGTTTTTGAGTAATTTTTTCATGTTTACCCAAAAAATCCAATAACTTTTTTTCGTTATGGCCTATACCTTTCAAAATTGAACTGATAGCTTTTTCTTCTGGCAGTTTTCCCTTTTGCATTAAGCTGATCATGTTTTTGCTGGCTGGTAAACTTTTATCTCTTTGCCGGATGTATACCAGATTCTGCTGATTTTCATCTCTGATAACATGAGGCTTAGTCTTGCTTTCTTTAATTTTTACGACTAAAACTGTTTTATCCTCCTCTTCATCTTCTACTTCTTCGTACTCCAAAGAAACTGGAGGGTCGCAGTAAAAATCTGCTGCGGTTTCTAACACATATTTTTCTTCTTCCGGATCTACGCCAATGATTGTTTTATCGTCTTTTACACCTACTAATATTTTCCCTCCTTTAGTGTTGGCGAATGAGCTTATGGTTTTTGCAATTTTAAAAGGATCAGAAATGGTTTGTTTAAAGTCCACTTGTTCGTTTTCTCCTTTAAAAATAATCTTCTGTAGTTTCTTCATCAATGGTAAAACAGGTGAGCAAGTTATAAAGTTGGTGGTAATCAATATTTGCTACCAACAGCTACTTTTGACCTAAAAATACTAACATTCCCTTTTGGATTAAAAACTTCCAACCACACAATATAGTATCCATTTTTCACTCTTTTTTGATGGTCGTCAGTTCCGTCCCAATTGAAAAATCCCTCTTCAGCAATGCTGATGTTCTTTGCCAAAGAGCGCACCAACTGACCGCGAGCACTGAATATCTTCAAATTCGCAATGTTGCCATTGCCAGCAATTTGATAACGAATACTGGCAAAATCACGAAAGCCGGATTGGTCAGGATAAAAAATTTGAGGTTCTACCTGAAGGGCATGAGCCAGTAAACGTTCGTGAGTAGACATTCGCTGCGAGTTGGGTGCGGTAGGCGTTGCATAACCGACGCTCGATGCCGCAGATTGCCAATTATTATGATCGTTTTCATCGCTTTCCCAGTTGAGTCTCTCTAAAGATACACCTCTGGTCTCCTGAATTAAAGGATGATGCCAATCTGGTGTATAATCAACTTGCTGCATAATACAATTGCGCTGGTCTAGTAGCGTTATTTGTCCTCCTTCAGATAGAAGGTTAGGAAAACTTTCTAGTGCAATGCAATTTTTTTCTGTGGCTTTTGGGTAGTCTGCCATTAGGTGATCTACATCAGGTGTTAGTGCTATATATGTTGAAGGTTTAATTATCAAAGTTTGCTGACTAAGTAAAGATGTATTACCATCCTGATTCTTAAGCTTCCACTGTTTTAAATTAATGTGCTTATTAGAATTGTTATACAATTCTATAAAATCAACACCTCCACTGCGAGGGTGAAATAGTATCTCACTAATTAAAACATCATCATCGGAATGTGCTTCTGGTAAAATAACTTCAGCAAACTGCCTGTTAAATTGAACATTGCCAGAACAATCCTTCAAGTGATCAATATATAATGCGCTTGTTTTACCTACTTTGAGTGGCTCTTCAAGTTCTGCTTTAATTTTATATCCCTCTAAACTTAAAAGCATAAGGTTCAGGGGTATGTCATCCAGTACAATGGAGATTTCATTTAGAACATTTTGATCCAGTTTTTCACTAAATACTATAGTGATATGTAGGCTATCATCGGCCAATGTTTCTAAGAGGGTAGGTGCTACATTATCAGGTCTGCTTTCGGTAACAGAGTTTACACTTGAGGGTGTTCCTCCGTTAGGATGGTCAGAAGCCCTCCAGTTTATTTTTTCCTGACAGGGCAAGCCTTTATCTATCATCTCCAGCGACCAACCACCCGTGTTTTTAGTAGCGTTATTATACCAACTGTCATCATAAGCTACACTATGAATCACCTCATCATTTTCATTGATAAGCTGCAAAATATCCGCATCATCATTTAGGTTAGGAAAAGAGGTAATGCCCAAGCATTTACCAAATTTAGATAAGCTTTCTAGGTCTGTGGTAGCACATAGCGTCAGGTATTCGCCGGCAGCTAGCCAGTAATTTGGTAGGCTTACAGTTTTTTGAGCATCAGCTAAACGTATCTGAGAAAGCTGTAATATTTGATTGCTGGCATTATATACTTCTATGTATTCTGCAACTGGTAATGGCGTAGCAGCTGAAGGCTTGGCCATAATCTCGGTGAATAATAGAGCATGAGTAGTTGGAGTGTGTGCTTTACCAATAAGATGAATAGAACTGGGTAGGGTAGTACTATCTACATTTGATAGATGTTTCACCTCTAAACGGTATAAACTATCTGCCTTAAAGCCAGAGGTAAAAAAAAGTTGTATACTGTTTTGCTCTTTGATATAAAGCGCTGCCTCAGGATGCCCAATAGAAGGAATGAAAAAGTTAGTAACATCTTCTGCAGTAGAGGAATTTAATTTAGTGGTGAGTTTTATATCCACTATTCCTGCCAGGTTTAAAGTAAGATTGTCTATGTAATCCTGATACTCAAATTTTAGAGTTTGAGTATGTTCCTGATATGAGTATTGAAGGTTGTAATGTATGGACTCTCTAAAAGGATGAGTAAAAAGAAGTTTAATACTGTATGGATCTATTAGATTAACCGACTCAGGAGTTTCATCATTAAGCAGAAAGTTTTCATTTTTTAAATCAAATAGGGAGATATCTGAGGTAAAGTTCAGTAGCATCTCATACTCTGATAAAGGGGAAATATGTCCTATAGTTGCTCTCTGATGTATGATTTTAACATTGATAGGCTTAGTAATTTGATTGTAGTTATGGTCAGCGAAATTTGAAAGCTCAAAACTGATTGTATCCAAGTTAATCGTTTCTGTGCTGGATATTAACACATGATTCGGTTCCAGTAGGTAGAACTTAATAGATTGCGTCCTGATTCCTTTTAGCTTCTGTATGAAGTGGTTTACACCTATATCTTCTGGCATTATCGCTTCATTAAAAATCAGCATGATTTTGCTGTGACTGAAAACATAAGCTGAATCCAGTCGTGGTGCTTGTTGGTCGTAATAGAACTTATATTCTTTATTGGGCTTGCTGAAGTTTCCAGAACTGTCTGACAGCCCCTCAAAGGCAAAGTAGTACCATTTTTCCTGAGCTAAGCCTTCTGGTATCCTAATTTGAAGCTGATTAGAATCAATTATGAGATCTTGAAAATTAGTAAGTTCTTGATTAATGAATAGCTTTACTTCATTAGTATAGGAGGTATCCAGTGCTTCATCAAATGTAAAGCTGAGCTTAAAGTTGTCAATTATATTTAAAGAGTCTATTTCGGGGCTTTTAGTATCAAAAAAGAACCTGTAGATAGGAGTAGTAAGAGGTTTACTTTGCTTGTTAAAAAGGCTTCCAATACTCAACTCATGATCTTTATTAGCATCAAGTGCTTCTTCAAATAAGAGGCGGATTATATTAGTCTCTTCCTCATATATGATCTTATTAGGGTGACCTATAGAGCGATCAAGTGTATAGTTTTCCTTATTCATTAATGATACAAAGCTAGCTTGCTGCTTCAGACTAACTTCTAGTACGTGAGCATTAAGAGGCTTCACGTGCGCAATGTCAGTAAAATAAGTAAGATTAATGCTTAACGTATCCGCTATGCGGTTGTCATGTAAATCTTCTAAGCCAGTGAAAAGGAGCGGTGATCTATCAGATGGGCTAAGAGCGGAGGTAAAATTTAAAATCACGCTGAGGCTATCTTCACTTAAGACTGCTTTTTTGACTAAATTATCTGGATGCCGGAAGATAAAATTGCTTTCTCTTTCAGCTTCAGGTTTAAGAAGCTTTTCAGAAAATTGTAATTTAATTTGAGCCGTATCAAGCAATTCAAAACCTAGCAGTCCCGGTGGTTCCAAGTCCAAATAAAAGCTACTACGTATGTCAGTATCTAAGTTTCCATTGCAATCATATACTTCTTCAAAATACAGCTTATAAATCTGTTCAGACGGAAGATCATCTTGTAATATTATTGCTATATGGCTTGAATCTCTATCCAGGTAAACTACTTTAAGAGGACTTAGAGTATCATTAATTGCTATTCGGTCAGTATACGGTATGTTTAGGTATACTTTTTCTGAAAAGCTTACTTCAATACTGTCAGCTTTAGGTACCCGTATACCAGTTAGTTGTGGAGCTTCTAAATCATTTTCGGTAGAATGTACAGAGTTTATTGCCGCGGGAGTAGCTCCATTCTTATCGCTACAAGCTTTATAATTAAAATTGATACTACAGGGAGCTTTTGTGAAAACTCTTTCTAAGGAGATACCTTCTAAATAGTCTTCCGCATCATAGGTTAGGCTATCTATCAGTAAAGCATTTTTGTCTTTTAATACCAGACTGGCACCCGAATTTGATAAAGAAGGCCAACTGTTGATCCCCAGACTGGGCCCATAATTAGCAAAAGTTGAATCGTATTTTACCGGACAAACAATAAGGTAAGCACCAGCAGGTAAAATGTACTCTGGCAAAGCTTTTCCATCAATAGTCCACCCTAATAAATTGTGAGGGTGGGGCCCTGGATTATATAGCTCAATAAACTCGGCATCAGATGCATCAGGTAAATCACTTAATGCTGGAGTAGGGTCAGGTAAAAACTCGTTAATAAGAATAGTGTTCCAATATGCTGCGGTTTCTTCAAAATAATAGAACTCTAAGGTAGTGTCTGCAAGGGTATTGTTATGCTCATCTTCAATGCCACGTATTTTTAAAGTGAAAGCGCTTGCGTTCTTAAATGCATTTACAAAGCTTATTATTACTGTGTCATTGTGATAGCGAATTTCAGAGATATCATTATCAGCTACTAAATAATGAGCAAAATTTTCAGCTGAAGTTTTGTGTAAAGCTTTATTAAAACCAATAGCTAGTTGATTGTATGATAGTATAGTCTGACTTATAACTTTCGGGGCTGTCTGGTCTGCCAGCGGAGAACCATTTACAACAATATTGTCAAAGTAATAAGCAGTTGAGCGAGTAGAAGTATACTTACAGTACAATCCAAAGTATTTGGAAGTAGTATGTGTATTGTCAAATGCTGAGCCCTCCTTATAATAACTTGTTTCTTCTTCTAGTTTACTTTCAAGCTGCCAGTTACCCAGTGGGTCTCGACTTACTTTTACATATACCTGTACCGGAGTAGACTCAATTCTTTTGTCTAACCCATCTATGATAATTGCCTCTTCACTTCCATCCTGGCGATAAAGACTTATTTCATCTTTAGTACCTCCTATTTTAACAAAGTATCCATTAAGCGGTCCATCAAGAGACTCTTGGTCAGATATTAAAAATACTTTCGCAAGATTGCTGGAAGAAGTGCTTTTACTGATTTCACAATAGAACTGCCACACTCCATCGACAACTGCTTCTGAGGGAGTGCTGAGGTAAGCCTGTGAAGTTACTGCCTCTGCCTTGAGATGTAACTTTTGAAAGCTATCTGTCTCAAATTTGCCAGTATTCCCCTTCCATACAGGGTTACTGTATAAGTCCCCATCGCTAAAATCATCATTAAGCTGTGCCATTATCTTTGTACAACTGCACAAAAACATCATGCTAATTATTACCAAATTTCTCATTTCTGCTACTTATCACGCATGTTATAATACTCATACAAAATATAAATATGAGTATTAACAATGAGTTATTTTTACTTAATAATTGTTTATGCGTAAGAATATGAGGGGCTTAGACTTAATATTCATAGTTCTGTTTATACTTGGTAGTATATGTGTAGCTAATGCACAGCATCTTCCATTTGGTGCGGAATCTGCCGGAATTGCTCATGCTTCTACTGCAAAGAGAGGGAGGGTAGGGGTGTATGCTAATCCTGCTGGAATTTCCGCAGAGAAAGAACATACTTTTATTGCGGGGTATACAAGTGCTTATGGATTTATAGAAGGACTATCTACACTAAGCATGGCTTACTTACACTCGCTATCTAATGCTGCACTGTCCTTGAGTGTTTATCGCTTTGGAGACGAAATCTTTAGCCAACACAGACTTAGTATCAGTTTCGGACAGACAATAAACCATTATAGTTTTGGCATAAGAGTAAACCAACATCAGTTTGCTATGGAAGGAGCCAATACGCGTTATGCTACTGCAATTGATGTGGGTGGAATGGCTAAACTTTCCCAGTCACTTCGGTTAGGAGTGTGCATCAGTAACCTTAATCAGGCAGTAGTTTCTGAAGAAACACAAGAGAAGATACCTGTTAACATGAGTCTGGGATTAAGCTATACACTTGATAAAAAGCTGAGTACTTACGCTGAACTATTACATGAACTGGAAGAAAGTCCAGTGTGTAAGGTAGGGTTGAGCTATCAGGCAGTACAAAAGATGGTCTTACGTTGTGGACTTAGTACAGGAGATCAGAGTGGGTTGTTCTTTGGCTTGGGCCTAAAGCATTCAATACTTCATATTGATTACGCCCTTGAAGCGCATTCCTATTTGGGAATGTCGCATCACATGAATCTTGCATATAAGCTTAATCGTAATGTGGAAAAGGAGTAGTCTGTTTTTTAAAGTAATTCTATTATTTCTGAGTCATTGTGCTGTTGGGCAAAGTGTGGATTCAGATGTGTTAGAGCAAGTCCTGGATCAACTGGTTAATACTGAATACGATGAACGTGTTGATGTAGACCAATTCTATGAAAACCTTATTCAGTATTACCAGGATGGTATTAATATAAATGAAGCTAGTGCCAATGAACTCCATCAGCTGCTATTTTTAAATGAGAGACAGATTAACAATATCATCCGCTATCGAGAGTATTATGGACCACTTTTAAGTCAATACGAGTTGGCTATGATCCCTGCTTTAGACCATCCGACTATAGAGATATTACTTCATTTTATTGAGATAGCCCCTGTTCAGGATAGAAAGCTGAACCTTATAAATCGCTTACAATCGGCTACGAATAAGTATGTTATTTTAAGACAAAGTGTTTATCTGGAAGAAAAGAAAGGGTATAGTACAGATACTTTGGAAAATAAAGGGCTTTCTACCGCTTACGAAGGAAGTCCTCAACACTTGTATGGTAGGTTCAGAATATCACAACCCGGGAGTATAAGCCTTGGTCTTACTGTAGAAAAAGACGCTGGTGAAAAAGTAAGTTGGCAGCCAAACCAACAGAAATATGGTGCTGATTTCATCTCTGCCCACTTTCAACTAGAAAAAGTAGGTCCGATAGAACAGGTTATACTAGGGGATTACACTTTTCAGTCTGGTCAGCAACTTATTTTCGGTGGTGGACTTGGTTTGGGAAAAAGTGCCATGACGGTCAGGTCAGTAGGCCGAAGCCAGCAGGGGGTTAAGCCTTATACATCTAGTACGGAGAATGGTTTTATGAGAGGGTTGGCTGTAAGCTGGAAACTGCCTTCCAAAAAAATTAATGCAAAGATTAGCCTTTTACTCTCTTCTCAAAAGCGAAATGCCAGCCTGAAGAAAGATACAACAGATCGTAATACATATTTTGAGAGTTTTGATCTTACCGGGCTTTATCGCAATTCTAATGAAATAGAAAAAAGAAGGACGTTAGGTTTACAGGAGATTGGAAGTAACATTCATTTCAGTAATAAATACCAGAATTTTCAGATGGGTGTAAATCTTCTTAAAAGTAAGTTTAATTATACTTTCATTCCTGCTGACAAACTTTACAAGCAACACGATTTTAGAGGAAAAGATCTATTAAATAGTAGTGTATATGTTTCTTACCAGCAAAAACATTGGTATAGCTTTGCTGAAATAGCTAAGTCAAATCAAGGTGAATATGCTATGGTCGGTGGGGTCAATGCCGTTTTGAATACCTATCTGGAGTCAGTATGGCTCTATAGAAATTATAGTCAAGGTTTCTATAGTTTATACGGTAATGCATTTGGTGAAAATAGTCGTAATGCAAACGAAAAAGGTTTCTATTGGGGGCTGAAATTAGAACCTCTCCCCAAACTGGAGCTATCTGCATATTATGACCTTTTTCATTTTCCCTGGTTACGGTACAGAGTAGATGCACCATCAAAAGGGCAGGAGTATCTATTAGGTGGCACATATCAATTGGATAGAAACAATAAGCTTAGTGTACAATTCAGGCAGGAGAAAAAAGGTATTAATGCAAAGAATAGTATCTACAAAGAGCTTGCTCCGGGCAATAGAACCAACCTGATATTTAAATATGAACATAGCTTGAACGAGTACATCAAACTAAAAACCCGCTTACATACTGGAAATTATTCATTGCCAGACTCAGTAAGTAGCGGCTGGGTAGTCGCTCAGGACATTAGCTATACGTGCGGAAGATGGAAGGCAGATACACGATTCGCACTAATTAATGCACAGGACTATGATAACAGGCAGTATTTGTATGAAAATGATGTGCTTTACGCATTTACCGTACCTGCATACTCTGGTCAGGGTGTACGGTATTATGCGCTTCTAAGATGCAAAGTTAATAGGCACTTAAGCAGTTGGATAAGATGGGGTCGTACTATATTTTACGATAAAGAGTCACTGGGCAGCAGTCTTGAAGAAATTCAGGATAACAAAAAAACGCAACTACGATTACAATTGATTTATAAGTTTTAGTTTATTTAATCAATAACTTTTTAGTCAAAGTTTTTCCGTCTATTACGATCTTCAGCAGATATATTCCTCTACTTAGTTCAGTCTCTATTTTCTGCTCCTTTTTTTGATGCGATACGAACTGTTGTAGCAGCTTTCCTCTGATGTCATATATGTACACAGCCTCAAATGGTGTATTAATAGTAAAGCTACCATCCGAAGGGTTTGGGTATACGATGACAGAAGTTATGTTGTCAGGCTCATCTATACCTGTAATCTGTTTTTCTTCAAAACGGGGTCGCATCATCAAGCTTCCTTTTAATTCCGTATCCTGATCCCAGGCACCTGTCACATTAAAAAAGATTTTCTCTGAGGTATCTGTATTTTTGTCAAAACCAATGGCAATAAAGGAGTCACCCTGTTGCTCGTAGCCTATGTAAAACGTATCTGACACCACTACCGGAGAGCTTAACTCTATAGAGACCAACTGGTTGAGGTCTCCACTGACAGTCTGGGATTGTTGCTCTCTTAGCACCACTTCCTGCCCCAGGCTATCTTCCAGACTTTTCCAGATCATCAGCTGAAAGGGAATCGCGCTTTGGTTTCTTATGATAGGAGGGAAATATACGTCTACATGCGTAAGCAGGTCCTTTTTTGGACTCACAAACTGATAAGCAACTTTCCCTCCGCTTTGGTTAACTTCTACACCAAATTCCGCCTCTCCATCATCATAAGCATAGTAATCGTGCAAAGCGTATGTAGCACGTGTGGTATCATTTACCCGAAAGTCTACATTCGTGCTAAAAGTAGTATCACCGCTTTGAATATTTTCAATCAGAAAGTTGTCTCCGGAAGTAATAAAAAACTCGGTTTCTACATACAGAGAATCCTGCTCTTTAATAAGAGTAGTAGGCTCTGTTGCCTCAGCAGTAATCGTTCGCCTTTCCTGGCCTGCGGGAACAGGGTTTAAGCTTTGGTTATTTGTTAATACCTGTAGAACTTCCTTGGTTTGATGATCTTTGAGAAGAGCGGTAAATCTTACGGGCTGTAGCTGGATGTTCAGGTTGTAAAAGTCTACCGAACTGTTGCTTACGTAGCTTTGCGGGCTTGCTTTAAAATGATCGTAAGGGATTGCTGTATAATCACCAAAAGGAGAAGTAG
This window of the Porifericola rhodea genome carries:
- a CDS encoding sensor histidine kinase; the protein is MVQRLTHLHGTRWLGLWLIVKAGIRKRWFDYDFHHTMYETDSALLPGRVTDLDDENMEIENRQAKLQSIQEVFNNGEEEIECYLEEAVNAVLSKLQTSIIERNIFVRIYAEDDISIYTRPKLLYVILENLIENAVKYSSQGNIQSYIEISVRKENEILELVIEDNGAGIEEKAFKSIFQANQNKLDRSAKRGLGLYIVREALKKVGGTINFSSEKSCFTRIKLQLNTLPTQNNAVLPQKKKIRL
- a CDS encoding lamin tail domain-containing protein, which gives rise to MAQLNDDFSDGDLYSNPVWKGNTGKFETDSFQKLHLKAEAVTSQAYLSTPSEAVVDGVWQFYCEISKSTSSSNLAKVFLISDQESLDGPLNGYFVKIGGTKDEISLYRQDGSEEAIIIDGLDKRIESTPVQVYVKVSRDPLGNWQLESKLEEETSYYKEGSAFDNTHTTSKYFGLYCKYTSTRSTAYYFDNIVVNGSPLADQTAPKVISQTILSYNQLAIGFNKALHKTSAENFAHYLVADNDISEIRYHNDTVIISFVNAFKNASAFTLKIRGIEDEHNNTLADTTLEFYYFEETAAYWNTILINEFLPDPTPALSDLPDASDAEFIELYNPGPHPHNLLGWTIDGKALPEYILPAGAYLIVCPVKYDSTFANYGPSLGINSWPSLSNSGASLVLKDKNALLIDSLTYDAEDYLEGISLERVFTKAPCSINFNYKACSDKNGATPAAINSVHSTENDLEAPQLTGIRVPKADSIEVSFSEKVYLNIPYTDRIAINDTLSPLKVVYLDRDSSHIAIILQDDLPSEQIYKLYFEEVYDCNGNLDTDIRSSFYLDLEPPGLLGFELLDTAQIKLQFSEKLLKPEAERESNFIFRHPDNLVKKAVLSEDSLSVILNFTSALSPSDRSPLLFTGLEDLHDNRIADTLSINLTYFTDIAHVKPLNAHVLEVSLKQQASFVSLMNKENYTLDRSIGHPNKIIYEEETNIIRLLFEEALDANKDHELSIGSLFNKQSKPLTTPIYRFFFDTKSPEIDSLNIIDNFKLSFTFDEALDTSYTNEVKLFINQELTNFQDLIIDSNQLQIRIPEGLAQEKWYYFAFEGLSDSSGNFSKPNKEYKFYYDQQAPRLDSAYVFSHSKIMLIFNEAIMPEDIGVNHFIQKLKGIRTQSIKFYLLEPNHVLISSTETINLDTISFELSNFADHNYNQITKPINVKIIHQRATIGHISPLSEYEMLLNFTSDISLFDLKNENFLLNDETPESVNLIDPYSIKLLFTHPFRESIHYNLQYSYQEHTQTLKFEYQDYIDNLTLNLAGIVDIKLTTKLNSSTAEDVTNFFIPSIGHPEAALYIKEQNSIQLFFTSGFKADSLYRLEVKHLSNVDSTTLPSSIHLIGKAHTPTTHALLFTEIMAKPSAATPLPVAEYIEVYNASNQILQLSQIRLADAQKTVSLPNYWLAAGEYLTLCATTDLESLSKFGKCLGITSFPNLNDDADILQLINENDEVIHSVAYDDSWYNNATKNTGGWSLEMIDKGLPCQEKINWRASDHPNGGTPSSVNSVTESRPDNVAPTLLETLADDSLHITIVFSEKLDQNVLNEISIVLDDIPLNLMLLSLEGYKIKAELEEPLKVGKTSALYIDHLKDCSGNVQFNRQFAEVILPEAHSDDDVLISEILFHPRSGGVDFIELYNNSNKHINLKQWKLKNQDGNTSLLSQQTLIIKPSTYIALTPDVDHLMADYPKATEKNCIALESFPNLLSEGGQITLLDQRNCIMQQVDYTPDWHHPLIQETRGVSLERLNWESDENDHNNWQSAASSVGYATPTAPNSQRMSTHERLLAHALQVEPQIFYPDQSGFRDFASIRYQIAGNGNIANLKIFSARGQLVRSLAKNISIAEEGFFNWDGTDDHQKRVKNGYYIVWLEVFNPKGNVSIFRSKVAVGSKY
- a CDS encoding RNA-binding domain-containing protein, which encodes MKKLQKIIFKGENEQVDFKQTISDPFKIAKTISSFANTKGGKILVGVKDDKTIIGVDPEEEKYVLETAADFYCDPPVSLEYEEVEDEEEDKTVLVVKIKESKTKPHVIRDENQQNLVYIRQRDKSLPASKNMISLMQKGKLPEEKAISSILKGIGHNEKKLLDFLGKHEKITQKQFMQIVNISKRRAQRILTDLTIKGAIRMHDHEKEAYYTL
- a CDS encoding T9SS type A sorting domain-containing protein codes for the protein MLNTALKPIFFSLVLLQLFGVATSHSYAQNQKQNWQLLHIPQTAKAESAVIRAKMLANDTLQLPFWDDFSYVNSNTHGNTRYAPDSMLWASGSETVRVNTGLNINPPTIGIATFDGVDKDGRPYSSSENAEGLADSLVSLPIDLASVPNNQRQSVYFSFFWQQFGLGEFPDAVDSIRLQFKNVDNEWVTQWRQSGGDSISTIEFTQEMIQIVNPNFYHNAFQFRFQSFNRLSGAFDTWNIDYVYLNSGRTASNTAYLDRALATLPTSPFGDYTAIPYDHFKASPQSYVSNSSVDFYNLNIQLQPVRFTALLKDHQTKEVLQVLTNNQSLNPVPAGQERRTITAEATEPTTLIKEQDSLYVETEFFITSGDNFLIENIQSGDTTFSTNVDFRVNDTTRATYALHDYYAYDDGEAEFGVEVNQSGGKVAYQFVSPKKDLLTHVDVYFPPIIRNQSAIPFQLMIWKSLEDSLGQEVVLREQQSQTVSGDLNQLVSIELSSPVVVSDTFYIGYEQQGDSFIAIGFDKNTDTSEKIFFNVTGAWDQDTELKGSLMMRPRFEEKQITGIDEPDNITSVIVYPNPSDGSFTINTPFEAVYIYDIRGKLLQQFVSHQKKEQKIETELSRGIYLLKIVIDGKTLTKKLLIK
- a CDS encoding helix-hairpin-helix domain-containing protein; the protein is MWKRSSLFFKVILLFLSHCAVGQSVDSDVLEQVLDQLVNTEYDERVDVDQFYENLIQYYQDGININEASANELHQLLFLNERQINNIIRYREYYGPLLSQYELAMIPALDHPTIEILLHFIEIAPVQDRKLNLINRLQSATNKYVILRQSVYLEEKKGYSTDTLENKGLSTAYEGSPQHLYGRFRISQPGSISLGLTVEKDAGEKVSWQPNQQKYGADFISAHFQLEKVGPIEQVILGDYTFQSGQQLIFGGGLGLGKSAMTVRSVGRSQQGVKPYTSSTENGFMRGLAVSWKLPSKKINAKISLLLSSQKRNASLKKDTTDRNTYFESFDLTGLYRNSNEIEKRRTLGLQEIGSNIHFSNKYQNFQMGVNLLKSKFNYTFIPADKLYKQHDFRGKDLLNSSVYVSYQQKHWYSFAEIAKSNQGEYAMVGGVNAVLNTYLESVWLYRNYSQGFYSLYGNAFGENSRNANEKGFYWGLKLEPLPKLELSAYYDLFHFPWLRYRVDAPSKGQEYLLGGTYQLDRNNKLSVQFRQEKKGINAKNSIYKELAPGNRTNLIFKYEHSLNEYIKLKTRLHTGNYSLPDSVSSGWVVAQDISYTCGRWKADTRFALINAQDYDNRQYLYENDVLYAFTVPAYSGQGVRYYALLRCKVNRHLSSWIRWGRTIFYDKESLGSSLEEIQDNKKTQLRLQLIYKF